A genome region from Labilibaculum antarcticum includes the following:
- a CDS encoding DUF6787 family protein: MFEKLKKRWEITSNIQLILILITFSVTGSLSVMVRKPVFEYMSIGPDTNLLIKVFMSILIITPTYQVFLLIVGSLLGQFRFFWKFEKKMLSRFIPKKKEQPLS, encoded by the coding sequence ATGTTTGAAAAACTTAAAAAACGTTGGGAGATCACCTCTAACATCCAATTAATTCTTATTCTTATCACCTTTTCGGTTACCGGAAGTCTTTCTGTTATGGTTCGCAAGCCCGTTTTTGAGTACATGTCCATTGGACCAGATACCAACCTCCTGATTAAAGTTTTCATGAGTATTTTAATCATTACCCCAACCTATCAGGTATTCTTACTAATTGTTGGCAGTCTGTTAGGTCAATTCCGCTTTTTTTGGAAATTCGAGAAGAAAATGCTGAGCCGTTTTATTCCGAAAAAGAAAGAACAACCGCTATCCTAG
- the hemF gene encoding oxygen-dependent coproporphyrinogen oxidase: MNKEIIAEKFRQLQDRICKAIETTDGKAIFIQDNWDREGGGGGRSRVIKNGEIIEKGGVQFSAVHGELPEKIKTKLKLSDSNFFATGVSLIMHPENPHVPIIHMNVRYFELEDGNYWFGGGIDLTPIYINVDQAKYFHRKLKEVCDRYHPEYYSKFKNWADDYFYLPFRDETRGAGGIFFDQLNGTDGLSKVEIFNFIMDVGNLFAPLYCGIMSQNKEESYSEKEKDWQLHRRGRYVEFNLVLDKGTKFGLDTNGRTESILISMPPEVKWTYQYTIESDSKEELTLSLLKKGINWVE; this comes from the coding sequence ATGAATAAAGAAATAATCGCCGAAAAATTTCGCCAATTACAAGATAGAATATGCAAAGCCATTGAAACAACCGATGGGAAAGCTATTTTTATTCAAGATAATTGGGACCGCGAAGGAGGTGGTGGCGGCAGGAGTCGGGTAATTAAGAATGGGGAAATTATTGAAAAAGGCGGAGTTCAATTCTCTGCTGTTCACGGCGAATTACCAGAGAAAATAAAAACCAAACTTAAACTTTCCGATTCAAATTTCTTTGCTACAGGGGTATCACTAATCATGCATCCCGAAAACCCACATGTACCAATTATTCACATGAATGTTCGTTACTTCGAATTAGAGGATGGCAACTATTGGTTTGGTGGTGGTATTGATCTTACTCCTATTTATATAAATGTAGATCAAGCCAAATATTTTCACCGGAAACTGAAAGAAGTATGCGATCGTTATCATCCTGAATATTATTCTAAATTTAAAAACTGGGCCGATGATTATTTTTATTTACCCTTTCGGGATGAAACACGCGGTGCCGGAGGTATTTTCTTTGATCAACTAAATGGAACAGATGGTTTAAGTAAAGTGGAGATTTTTAATTTCATAATGGATGTAGGTAATTTATTCGCACCTCTATATTGCGGAATAATGAGCCAGAACAAAGAGGAAAGCTATTCGGAAAAAGAAAAAGACTGGCAATTGCACCGACGAGGAAGATATGTAGAATTTAATCTGGTGCTTGACAAGGGAACCAAATTTGGATTAGACACCAATGGAAGAACAGAATCGATTTTGATCAGCATGCCTCCTGAAGTGAAATGGACCTACCAATACACAATTGAAAGCGATTCCAAAGAAGAACTAACACTTTCTCTTCTAAAAAAAGGAATTAATTGGGTGGAATAA
- the hemH gene encoding ferrochelatase, translated as MSKKTTVLLLNLGTPKSPNVSDVRKYLFEFLNDPRVIDIPWLLRKILVNLIIVPFRAKGSSKIYKQVWTKDGSPLLIYGEKVKDLLQKELDSNFTVELAMRYEQPSMKSVLDKIQKDMPQRLIILPMYPQYASSSTGSTFQKAMEIIKSWEVIPDVRFINQFFDHEGYLETIVENAQKNDLNDFDHFIFSYHGLPIRQINKVHPNRNCFKCDCHKKFIPETDYYCYRSTCFETSRLLAEKLSIPKEKYTVSFQSRLNKNWLEPFSDKIVEEKAKKGAKKILVFSPAFVADCLETTVEIGIEYREIFEKNGGEKLVLVESLNDHPKWIATLKDLVLKA; from the coding sequence ATGTCAAAAAAAACTACTGTTTTACTCCTTAATTTAGGAACACCAAAAAGTCCTAACGTATCTGATGTTCGTAAATATCTTTTTGAATTTCTAAATGATCCGAGAGTAATTGACATTCCATGGTTATTGCGCAAAATATTAGTGAACCTTATTATTGTTCCTTTTCGAGCCAAAGGTTCATCAAAAATCTATAAACAAGTATGGACAAAAGATGGATCACCATTACTAATTTATGGCGAGAAAGTAAAAGATTTGCTTCAAAAGGAACTGGATTCCAATTTTACTGTTGAATTGGCCATGCGCTATGAACAACCATCAATGAAGAGCGTTCTGGATAAAATACAAAAGGATATGCCACAGCGGCTAATTATTCTGCCAATGTATCCGCAATACGCTTCCTCATCAACAGGCTCAACTTTTCAGAAGGCAATGGAAATTATCAAATCATGGGAAGTTATTCCTGATGTCAGATTTATTAATCAATTCTTCGACCATGAAGGATATCTGGAAACTATTGTTGAAAATGCACAAAAGAATGATTTAAACGATTTTGATCATTTTATATTCTCCTACCACGGTTTACCAATTCGCCAAATAAACAAAGTTCATCCTAACCGGAATTGTTTTAAATGCGATTGTCACAAAAAGTTCATTCCGGAAACAGATTACTATTGCTATCGCTCGACCTGCTTCGAGACCAGTCGCTTATTGGCTGAGAAATTATCTATTCCTAAAGAAAAATACACGGTTTCTTTTCAATCCCGATTGAACAAAAACTGGTTGGAACCTTTCTCTGATAAGATTGTGGAAGAAAAAGCCAAAAAAGGAGCTAAAAAGATTCTTGTTTTCAGTCCTGCGTTTGTTGCTGATTGCTTGGAAACAACAGTTGAAATTGGGATTGAATATAGAGAAATTTTCGAAAAAAATGGTGGAGAGAAATTAGTTTTGGTTGAAAGTCTAAACGATCATCCGAAATGGATTGCCACCTTAAAGGATTTGGTTTTAAAAGCATAA
- a CDS encoding GNAT family N-acetyltransferase, producing the protein MTTLSYSFVELNLDDQNHQTALFNLMNTYMLDRMGCEKPLHVDSFQDLVKGLKNQANYIGVLVKIDGGYIALANCFVNFSTFQMSSLINIHDLIVLPDYRGKGVGRFLMQSVKAIARNRDCCKITLEVRNDNQTAQNLYLSEGFKECSPSMYFWEFSPI; encoded by the coding sequence ATGACCACACTTTCTTATTCCTTTGTAGAGTTGAATCTTGATGATCAAAATCATCAGACTGCATTGTTCAATTTAATGAATACGTATATGTTGGATCGGATGGGTTGTGAAAAACCCTTGCATGTTGATTCCTTTCAAGATTTAGTAAAAGGTTTAAAAAATCAGGCCAATTATATTGGTGTGTTAGTGAAAATTGATGGGGGATATATTGCTTTGGCCAATTGTTTTGTGAATTTTTCTACCTTTCAAATGTCTTCCCTTATTAATATTCATGATCTCATTGTCTTGCCAGATTATCGTGGAAAAGGAGTGGGGAGGTTCTTAATGCAGTCTGTTAAGGCCATTGCCAGAAACAGAGATTGTTGCAAAATAACTTTAGAAGTTCGCAACGACAATCAAACAGCTCAAAATCTTTACCTTTCGGAAGGCTTTAAGGAGTGCAGTCCGTCCATGTATTTTTGGGAGTTTTCGCCGATTTAG
- a CDS encoding sigma-54 interaction domain-containing protein → MSLKCNKAGDECYGFSEMSLLFDISQRLLNSNELKKDLSPILSCLVKHLNAERSFITIFNRHTNRMMIEAAYGLSVSQQARGKYDLGEGIIGKVVELARPVVISEISKSKLFINKIKTELTKDGQELTFICVPLLLDNVVTGALSVVRIYNSNISVNEDIQLLSIVGSMIAKTARYKQGKVEELEALREHNRELQSQLDSRKPHNIIGNSGKMCDLYALVNRVAQTNSTVLLRGESGIGKELFAEEIHNKSKQKDHKLIKVNCSALPESLIESELFGHEKGAYTGADQMRKGRFELADGGTLFLDEIGDLPLSTQVKLLRVLQEREFERVGGSKTIKVNVRIVAATNRNLEELIEKGDFREDFYYRINVFPIFIPPLRHRRDDIPILVDHFIDKFNRKNNFQIKRITTSALNMLMVHRWPGNIRELENVIERSCIMAKDNVVHSYDLPPTLQTADSTNSTMEGGMMVVVEQLEKQLIRDALTTTSGNVTKAAELLCVTERMLGTRVKKYEIETWRFKV, encoded by the coding sequence ATGAGTTTAAAATGTAATAAAGCTGGCGACGAATGTTATGGTTTTAGTGAGATGTCTCTTCTTTTCGATATAAGCCAACGACTTTTAAACAGTAATGAATTAAAAAAGGATTTGTCACCAATCTTATCCTGTTTGGTGAAACACTTGAATGCCGAAAGAAGTTTTATCACCATTTTCAATCGGCACACAAACCGAATGATGATTGAGGCAGCATATGGTTTAAGTGTGTCGCAGCAAGCAAGAGGAAAGTATGATTTGGGTGAAGGGATTATTGGTAAGGTTGTTGAATTGGCCAGACCAGTTGTAATTTCAGAAATATCAAAATCGAAACTTTTTATCAACAAGATTAAAACGGAGCTTACTAAAGATGGACAGGAATTAACATTTATTTGTGTGCCACTTTTGCTCGATAATGTGGTTACTGGAGCTTTAAGTGTGGTAAGAATTTACAATTCCAACATTTCGGTTAATGAGGATATTCAACTATTAAGTATTGTTGGATCGATGATTGCAAAAACGGCTCGTTATAAGCAAGGTAAAGTTGAAGAATTAGAAGCATTACGAGAGCACAATAGAGAATTACAAAGTCAGCTCGATAGCCGTAAGCCGCATAACATTATTGGAAACTCGGGTAAGATGTGTGATTTGTACGCTTTGGTAAATCGGGTGGCTCAAACAAATAGTACGGTTTTATTACGCGGTGAAAGTGGGATTGGAAAAGAGCTGTTTGCAGAGGAAATACATAATAAAAGCAAACAAAAGGATCATAAGCTTATTAAAGTGAATTGTTCGGCATTGCCAGAAAGCTTAATCGAGAGTGAGCTTTTTGGACATGAAAAAGGGGCCTATACTGGAGCTGATCAAATGCGAAAAGGAAGATTTGAATTGGCTGATGGCGGTACATTATTTCTCGACGAAATAGGTGACTTGCCTTTATCTACGCAAGTGAAATTGTTACGGGTTTTACAGGAAAGGGAATTTGAACGAGTGGGTGGTTCTAAAACCATTAAAGTGAATGTGCGAATAGTAGCTGCAACAAATCGTAATTTGGAGGAGCTAATCGAGAAGGGTGATTTTAGAGAGGATTTTTATTATAGGATAAATGTTTTCCCAATATTCATACCTCCTTTACGACATAGAAGAGATGATATTCCCATTTTGGTGGATCATTTTATCGATAAATTTAATCGGAAGAATAATTTTCAAATTAAAAGAATAACAACATCTGCATTAAATATGTTGATGGTTCATCGTTGGCCTGGTAACATTAGGGAACTTGAAAATGTAATTGAACGATCGTGCATTATGGCCAAGGATAATGTAGTTCATAGCTATGATCTGCCTCCAACTCTTCAAACGGCAGATTCAACAAACAGTACAATGGAAGGTGGTATGATGGTTGTGGTTGAACAACTTGAAAAACAATTGATTCGTGACGCACTTACTACAACGTCGGGGAATGTGACGAAAGCGGCTGAATTACTTTGTGTTACAGAAAGAATGTTGGGAACAAGAGTGAAAAAATATGAGATTGAGACCTGGCGTTTTAAAGTGTAA
- the nifH gene encoding nitrogenase iron protein, which translates to MRKIAIYGKGGIGKSTTTQNTVAGLVEAGKNIMVVGCDPKADSTRLLLGGLAQKTVLDTLREEGEDVDLDDIVIPGYGGVRCVESGGPEPGVGCAGRGIITSINMLEQLGAWDEKYEIDYTFYDVLGDVVCGGFAMPIREGKAEEIYIVVSGEMMAMYAANNICKGIQKYAQNGAVRLGGLICNSRNVDHESEMIEELARKLGTQMIHFVPRDNVVQRAEIHRKTVIEYEPEHGQADQYRKLSNAIDSNEMFIIPTPLEMEELEKLLIDFGIDA; encoded by the coding sequence ATGAGAAAAATTGCCATTTACGGAAAAGGTGGAATTGGAAAATCAACAACCACACAAAATACAGTTGCAGGTTTAGTTGAAGCTGGAAAAAATATCATGGTTGTTGGATGCGATCCAAAAGCCGACTCTACTCGACTATTGCTTGGAGGATTGGCTCAAAAAACAGTTCTGGACACACTGCGTGAAGAAGGAGAAGATGTTGATTTGGATGATATTGTTATTCCAGGTTACGGTGGAGTAAGATGTGTAGAATCAGGTGGACCTGAGCCAGGCGTTGGTTGTGCTGGTCGTGGAATTATTACCTCGATTAACATGCTGGAACAACTAGGTGCCTGGGATGAAAAATACGAAATAGACTACACATTCTACGATGTTCTTGGTGATGTGGTTTGCGGTGGTTTCGCAATGCCGATTCGAGAAGGAAAAGCGGAAGAAATTTACATTGTTGTTTCGGGTGAGATGATGGCCATGTATGCTGCAAACAACATCTGTAAAGGAATTCAAAAATATGCACAGAATGGAGCTGTTCGTTTGGGAGGTTTAATTTGCAACTCGCGTAATGTTGATCACGAAAGTGAAATGATTGAAGAATTAGCTCGAAAATTAGGTACACAAATGATTCACTTTGTTCCTCGTGACAATGTTGTTCAAAGAGCTGAAATTCATCGTAAAACAGTGATTGAATATGAGCCAGAACATGGTCAGGCAGATCAATATCGTAAATTATCCAATGCCATAGATTCTAATGAAATGTTTATAATTCCGACACCTCTGGAAATGGAAGAACTTGAAAAACTTCTAATCGATTTTGGTATTGACGCCTAA
- a CDS encoding P-II family nitrogen regulator: MLMIKAIIRPEKTNKVLKALFESGYIAVTKMPVVGRGKQRGIKIGDVTYDELPKEMLIMVIKDEDKDFAISTILDAAKSSPKGAFGDGKIFVSPVDEAYTISRGTKEL; this comes from the coding sequence ATGTTAATGATAAAAGCAATAATTCGTCCTGAAAAAACCAATAAAGTCTTAAAAGCTCTATTCGAATCAGGATACATCGCTGTAACAAAAATGCCAGTGGTTGGTCGCGGTAAGCAACGAGGAATAAAAATCGGTGATGTTACTTACGATGAACTACCTAAGGAAATGCTAATAATGGTTATAAAAGATGAAGACAAAGACTTCGCCATCAGTACCATTCTGGATGCTGCCAAATCATCACCCAAAGGAGCCTTTGGTGATGGGAAAATATTTGTATCCCCAGTTGATGAAGCTTACACAATAAGTAGAGGCACCAAAGAATTATAA
- a CDS encoding P-II family nitrogen regulator, translated as MSIIKINKMNKTKRALRDAGFSSMTATGSVFGRGKGLWDAKVLEGVKNDQPEALELLGKEPRLRPQRVLQVVVPDHKVSECIETIIEANQSKTPGDGKIFVLPVNEAIRVRTAESGDQVLDN; from the coding sequence ATGTCCATTATCAAAATTAATAAAATGAACAAAACCAAAAGGGCTTTACGTGATGCCGGATTTTCTTCGATGACTGCAACAGGTAGTGTTTTCGGACGTGGCAAAGGTCTTTGGGATGCTAAAGTTTTAGAAGGTGTGAAGAATGATCAACCGGAAGCATTAGAGCTTTTAGGAAAAGAACCAAGACTTCGCCCTCAACGCGTACTTCAAGTTGTTGTTCCAGACCATAAAGTATCAGAATGTATTGAAACAATAATTGAAGCAAACCAATCAAAAACCCCAGGAGATGGTAAAATTTTCGTTTTGCCTGTAAATGAAGCGATACGTGTAAGAACTGCAGAAAGCGGTGATCAAGTTCTGGATAATTAA
- the nifD gene encoding nitrogenase molybdenum-iron protein alpha chain, whose translation MVKKLDITQGLPDPSKVMDEILAKYPTKIARKRQKSLVINEPGEGKEIQANVRTIPGIITQRGCTYAGCKGVILGPTRDVINLVHGPIGCSFYAWLTRRNQTRPAEGEDNFITYSFSTDIQDSNIVFGGEAKLKDAVREAFEIFKPKAIGIFSTCPVGLIGDDVHAVSREMKEELGINIFGFSCEGYRGVSQSAGHHIANNGIFKNVIGNNNKDRIGKFQINLLGEYNIGGDAFELERLFDEAGITLLSTFSGNSTIESMEYSHTADLNLIMCHRSINYIAEMMEEKYGIPWVKVSFIGAEGTTKALRKVAEYFDDAKLSAKVEEIIEREMKKVEVVRKAVKAKTEGKLAMMFVGGSRAHHYQDLFKEIGVTTVSAGYEFAHRDDYEGRDVIPSIKIDADTRNIEDLTVEKDIELYREDLAVKKEKLLKSGYEFSNYDGMMPEMKKNSLVIDDINHWETEKLIEYYKPDLFCAGIKEKYVVQKSGVPLKQLHSYDYGGPYAGYEGAINFYLEMERMLCTRIWKMVTTPWKTDPEIVGSFAINE comes from the coding sequence ATGGTAAAAAAATTAGATATAACACAGGGCTTGCCTGATCCTTCGAAAGTGATGGATGAAATATTGGCAAAATACCCTACAAAAATTGCCAGAAAACGCCAAAAATCATTGGTAATTAACGAACCTGGTGAAGGAAAAGAAATTCAAGCGAACGTAAGAACCATTCCTGGAATTATTACTCAAAGAGGATGTACTTACGCTGGATGTAAAGGGGTGATTTTAGGCCCAACCAGAGATGTGATCAATCTGGTTCACGGGCCTATTGGTTGCAGTTTTTACGCGTGGCTGACAAGAAGAAACCAAACCAGACCTGCTGAAGGAGAAGATAACTTCATTACCTACAGTTTTTCTACTGACATACAAGATTCAAACATTGTATTTGGTGGTGAAGCAAAACTAAAAGATGCAGTTCGTGAAGCATTCGAAATATTTAAACCCAAAGCAATTGGTATTTTCTCGACCTGTCCTGTTGGTCTGATTGGAGATGACGTGCATGCCGTATCCCGTGAAATGAAAGAGGAATTGGGAATTAATATTTTTGGTTTCAGTTGCGAAGGTTATCGTGGAGTATCTCAGTCGGCCGGTCACCACATTGCAAACAATGGAATCTTCAAAAATGTAATAGGTAACAACAACAAAGATCGAATCGGAAAATTCCAAATCAATCTGCTGGGTGAATACAATATTGGCGGTGATGCTTTTGAGCTGGAAAGATTATTTGATGAAGCAGGAATCACTTTGTTATCCACTTTTAGTGGAAACTCGACTATCGAAAGCATGGAGTACTCCCACACGGCCGATCTGAACCTAATTATGTGTCACCGATCCATCAATTACATTGCTGAGATGATGGAAGAAAAATATGGCATTCCTTGGGTGAAAGTTAGTTTTATTGGAGCAGAAGGAACCACTAAAGCTCTTCGAAAAGTCGCTGAATATTTTGATGATGCTAAGCTAAGTGCGAAAGTAGAAGAGATTATTGAGCGGGAGATGAAGAAAGTGGAAGTAGTTAGAAAAGCTGTGAAAGCAAAAACAGAAGGCAAATTAGCCATGATGTTCGTTGGAGGTTCTAGAGCTCACCATTATCAGGATTTATTTAAAGAGATCGGTGTAACCACAGTATCGGCGGGATATGAATTTGCTCACCGTGACGATTATGAAGGTAGAGATGTTATTCCAAGCATTAAAATTGATGCCGACACCCGAAACATTGAAGATTTAACTGTTGAAAAAGACATTGAATTATATCGTGAAGATTTAGCTGTAAAAAAAGAAAAACTACTTAAAAGTGGTTACGAATTCAGCAACTATGACGGTATGATGCCTGAAATGAAAAAGAACTCATTGGTTATTGATGATATCAACCACTGGGAAACTGAAAAACTAATTGAATACTATAAACCTGATCTTTTTTGTGCAGGCATTAAGGAAAAATATGTAGTGCAAAAATCAGGAGTTCCATTAAAACAATTACACAGTTACGATTACGGTGGACCCTATGCCGGCTATGAAGGCGCCATTAATTTCTATTTGGAAATGGAGCGCATGCTCTGTACCAGAATCTGGAAAATGGTGACTACACCTTGGAAAACCGACCCTGAAATTGTTGGAAGTTTTGCCATTAACGAATAA